The genomic DNA tttgtggtgctgctgctacGTTTTTTCCGTGATGTCCTCTCCGTCCCCATACAGCCGATGCAGTGCGCATGCTCAGACCTGCTCCTCTGGGTCGGAATAAGTCACAGCAAAGGTAGcaagttattgttattttgaaaatgaaaccgtaaccccgccccccccctctccagcttcactctctcacacatgcCTTTTTACACTGCTTCTCCATACGAGCGTGCTGCAGCAGAGGGCCGCTCCTCTGCCGGACGCTTTTATAaatcagatgaataaaacatgtggATCAATCAGTCAGAACCGCTGGCTGcgctgtttctctctcacatttGTTTCAACAGCGCCATCTTCAGGATTTCCTCTGAATAACAGGGAGACAATTACACGCTATTTCACCATCCAGTGTCCCACCTCATCATCCACCTGTATATCTCTGCATTATTCCCTGTGACTGGACTCATTCCATGCTACTTCCATGTCTAAATGATCTACTTGTCTACATTTGTATTGTATTCTCTATTTGTAGACTAACCTCTGTTGTTACAgccaacaaccccccccccccagtaaaTAGATATGGATCTCAGGCTCCAGTTTGTCCAGCTGACCTGCACCGACTTCTCATGACTCAAACTTTATTTGATCTCGTGGTTGCTCTCAAGGTCAGTGTGCCGTGTGTTGCTGTACCAGTTGAAATGCAACAGCATTCCTCAGAAATGGAAGCATTAGAGTtactgaaacaaaagaaaagagtctTGACATCCTCACATATCACCTTTAAGGCAGAGTACTGTCTAATGtgtatttctaaatgtattaCTTTTTATTTCGATTCATTTTGGCGCTGCTGTGCTGTTGCTGGCTTTTCTTTGTGGGTTTATGTCACACGTTCATCTTTTGTTAGTTACCGTTAGTGTGATGTTTGCCTTTTGTGCTGTTCATTATGACTCTGGGGAAgtggagtgagggagggaggggggcattGTACTTGTCATTTGTAtgtttacataaaaaaacacgTCAGCATTGAcgtcattttgatttttgacATCTGTAGTTCAGTCAGCAGATGTCACCAGAAGCCTCTAATTTTGAGTGAACATGTGTCATCGTTGCTTTATGACTCCTGTCTCATCTGGCTGAGTAAACTCTGCCTGGCAGGCCAGTTTTCTGGTGAAAATGGGACTTCAGTTACACACTGCTAGATAGTAGTCCCGTTTCTGTTTCCCTACATGGCTCTTTCATGCTCAGAGGTGATGCGTCAGAAAATACTTTTGTATATTACCGTGGACTTCAGTTTAGCCTTACGCttctgcagtaaaaacacacaatcttACTCAACAAGCAACTCGGAAGAAAAATACCCCAAAGTCAACTTTGTCTGGTTGGAAAAAGAGAAGCAGCCTGGCTGACTTCTATGTAATGGGTGACTGAGCTTTTAAGTCCGACATATGGGCATGAAGCTGCAATGACAGTTTGCTTCACAAGTGTCACTTCTCTTCAGACCCAAAGAGAGAAACGGGAACTGGCGCTGATGGAGAGGACAGATAGCAGCGTGGTCGCAGCTGGATGAAGCTAACACCCTGTTCTGGTCTGAAGGCAGCAAGGCGTAACAAGTCCCAGCTCTGGCATGTGGGCGAAGTATATCTACGTTCACACACTGACTAGTCACAGCCCATTTTGTGTGTTCACCAAAACTTCCCCCAACACATTTAGGTTCCTAAAGCCTGtcatgttatttttattcacattttctctcacacagacacatttccatATGAGGAGTTTTACTGGCAGACATTACTACCCATTCTGTGGGTGAGGTGAGAGTTAAGTGGGAAGAGTGAAACTCTAGATTACAATCATTATCTGCACATTCTCTGATTGAGCTTCATTCTAGTTAAAGAAATACTAACAACATTAAGCTATTCTTCATTTAGTTTGGCATCACTGTTAAGGCCCCCCAGTGGGACCCAGAAACCAATTTGGGACCCACTGCTCTGAGGCAatactgaaaacacagcaagacTTATTTACTGTCATGCAGTACCACACTTCCCCCAGCAGATGGATTCCAAGTGTGAGGAGACCTCAGATTCCCCGACATTCATTTTCTCAGCTTCGGGGAGACTATGGTGATCCCATGATGGAATTAGTAGACAATCCCTTAACAAAGACAAGAGTCGTTTTTCCTCCGTTTGGTCATTTTAAGATTGTAAACATTTTTAGATACTGCAAGGCTATCAAGGCTCCCCCTCTTTGTTCCTGTTTTAATATAACTAAACAGCTTTCAGAGAAATGTTTATGTGTTCAGCAACACCTTACATTTAATTTAGACATTAACCTCTGTCCTTCATAGGTGTACTTATTGGTACTTTCTCAGTCCTGCATATACGCCTCTATTTCATGTGACTAAAACATCTCTGCAAAAGTGTGAGCCATTTCTAACTTGTGGCAGTGCTAAATGAGTATAATATTCAGGAGTGAGAAACCAACACATGGTGCAGAGCGAAGTGATGTCCTTTGAAGCAGTGAATGCACTTCTCTCAAAACCACAGCCTAAAAAGAGACATGTGACCTTCTAGataataggatttttttttctgcagtcttGAATTGGCAAATGTTTTTCAGAGAAGCCAAACCTCTTTCAACAAGTTGTAGGTCTATGTGTgataaaggaaaaaagaagttctcttttatttttacaccTTTACACAGATAACAggcaaaaaacaacagcagataGACAAGAAATGCATCCATTTGCTCTActtttttgaacatttgaatGTGTATAAGGCTATATGATATAAACGGCAGCGACAGCAGGGATCATTGAgtacaaatgtatttatgaaAAGGAAGTAGAATTACTCCCGCTTAAACACTTTACCATCTTTTCAGATGAGTACAGTATGACTAAGAACACTCAGACACCCGTCACTTATAACGCCTCTCTGTCaatctctcttacacacacactaaaacacactcaaacCCACACAAAAGTCAGAGAGAGATAGTTGCTACTTCATGCTTTCATTTCTGACACTACTACTTATACAAGTAAATATCTATGTGCACATactgtgcttgtctgtgtgtgtgtgtgtgtgtttgtgtgtaagaaCGAACAATGAATGAAAGCTACTTGAGTTCTAGGCGGTGCTCACCGCGGGCTATGTGGGAAGAGAACTCATAGCGGTCCCGACTGCGGTGGCCGCAAACGTTGCACTCAAGTGGGTCTCGGAAGCCGTGGCACCCCATGTGGATGGTGAACATGACATAGTCCAGGAAGATCACCCTGCAGTGGCCACAGGGGTACACGGCCCCAGGCAGCGCTCCAGCCTCCCCGTCGGCCCGCGCCACCCGCAAAGCTTCCAGCGGCGACAAGGGGATGGGCTGAGCGTGTGGGTGAGGGATGCCGTTCTGGGGGTTCACTCCTCCCAGCAGGTGCCCTAAGCTGTACAGGACGGGCTGAGACATCTGGGAGCCGCCAGTGTGGAATGAGTCGATGCTGAGGGGTGGTTGGGCACCGTGAGGGAGGCCCATGAGCGGCATGCCCATCTTGTGGCCGTTGGTGAGGCCCATGGGGCTGATGTCGTTGCGGCTCAGTGGGATGGGGTAGGGCCTGTGGGAGGGAGCTGGGTCGTTGTCTGGCCCTGGTGGGATGGGCTTTTGCTGATTGTGGTGCTCCGGCCCTGGGGAGCCTTGGGGTGGGTCCTTCATGTCAGTTTGGTGGACCAGTTCTCTGTTAAAGCTCAGGTCCAGGCAGACACTGTTGTCGCCTAGACCAGCAACACGAAAAGAGCACTCAAGACACCGTAGGAGTAGGTTTCACATTCTTCATCCAACAGCAAATACCACAGGCAGCAAGCAGCAGTTAAAGCAGTTATTGCTTACAGATGGAGAAACTTCTAATAGAGAACCGTACAGGACTCTAAGGGGTCCTGACTTTGGTGTTGAGTGGagacaatgagaaaaatgtgCATCCCTTGGGCAGGATAAAGGAAAAGTGAACTGGAACATGTTCACAGGACAAAATAAGCTTTAAAGTATTAGAACATCCTGAGCTTGGAGGCATGAGAGGACAGAAGGCTGAGAGCAAGCAGACGACGCAGACGAAGTGCAGCTGCACTACAGAAGTGTAGACAGAGAGGCACCTGCTCACGTTTCTCGCCTCCCGCCtgttcattctctctctctgtggttaCTTCTCTTTTCCCCTGTGGTTGTCATATTGAAAGATCTCACTTCATTTGTTAACCTGATAGAGAGATGTAAGAGTTTCTTTTTGCTAATACACCCTGGTTTGCGAGCAGCTTGGGGCTTGATTGCGAAACTACAACACAATGTTAGGTTTAACCAGTAAGGTGAGAGCCAACTACTGAAAATAGTGTGCAAACACCCGTAAAGTCAGCCATTTACTGAAACTGACAGCTTTTGATCATTTATTACTCAGGCAAACGATCTGGGtttgaatgaaaacatacaaaatgaGTAATTAATAGGGTTGGGTACCAAACTCTGTACTTTTAAGGGTACCGATTATGTTGGTACTACTGAGAACATAATGTTATGTGTCTCGGTGAGAGAGTAGACCAGAATATACATTGGAGAGAAAAAGGCTTTGTGAGGCTACGTTACCCCTGCAGTTTGTTCAAGTCCATCACAGTCAGGGTAATGATGAGCCCAAAGCGTTTGCAAACGTGATAGTGCTTTTCAAAACTTGACGCAGTCAACACTCTGTTTTATTCTGAGTGgtgtgtaaaatattttaaatagaTAACAGAATGGTACTGTCGGTATCAGTACCAAATTCCAGTTACCTGTATCAATTCTAACGTGAACGGTAGCCAACCCTTGGGATTAAACGGGGAAAAGACCCCTGaaaaattgtgatttgtgattttgggctatatTAAATGAAACTGACCTGACTAGAAGTTTCCAGTGcatgtttctcatttttttaTGTCTCCATTTATTTAACCATGCATGGTTAGCAATACCCACCTATGACACAGTTCTGCAGAGAATTTAGGACAGTGGAGCACTCTCTCTGATGTATGCAGGTGTGAGGCAGGTGCTCTGCCCTCAATTCCTGGTTGGCAAAAGATGGAGGCCAGcaaggacaaacagacaggtaGCTTAGACAGACAACCTGAAATAATCTAGGAAACATGAATTGTGTATTGTAGAGCATAAATGCACAGCAAAAAGCACAAATGAcgtaaaacatttcaaaaagacAGCAGCATACTACAGCTGTGCAGCTGGGCATTATCAGATAGAAACATATCGAGTAGCAATTAAGTAGATAAATATATCAGTCAAAGTAAAAGAGTGCAAGCATTCAAAGTCTTTGTTTAAATGTAAGGTAAGGATATCAGCTGCTTTAAAATGACGACACTGCCTCTAGTCAAACCCAACGTGTTGTGCTGAGAGTTCAGCTGCTCTTACCGGTGAACTTCTGTGGCATTGAACTCTTCCGTTTGGCTACATTGCTGGCGAGCCTGTCGAGCAGCAGAGCACGCTCAGTGCCCATTTGAGTCCTGGATGTCTGGCAGTCCTCTGTTTGACagcgagagagtgagagggtgAGTGTTACAACGAAATGAAGACCTCCTCTCGATCAAGCAGTATCATGAGTGAAGGGAGTGCACTGAGCTGCAACTGTCCACCTGTTGGGGCTTTTGAGGTTATAAAGTGAAGGCAAAAAAATCttgcaaaacacagcagctgctcgAAGCAGAATCACTGTGGGAGGAATGAGATATTAATTTGAGATCAAAAGCTCCTTTGACCTCACTTCCTGGTGCTTTTTTACTTCACCAGTGCAGGATAGGAGACCACAGGATGAGGATGTACTTCCTCACCACTACGGCACTATCAGGCATAAACTTACGACATTTGGTGACCACAAAAGCAGAGCATTGTCTGTGTGCTGCAACCCTGCAACTGTCCTGTCACTATGTAAAGGCGTTTTAAGTGGGAGGTTATAGACatggagggtgtgtgtttgtgtggcaggGGCTGAAACATTTGTCCTACATTGCCCTGTATTTGGCTGCCCTTTTGCCACTACAGACATGAGAAGCGGTCTTCATAGCGCTGAGCCTCCACACCACAGCAGCCATAACCTATTTAGCTGTAACGATGGCCCAACAGCCATAAGCTATAAAGGCTGTAAAAACAGGATCTGTTAGCAATAACAACTTTAATCATGTGCCTGCTGCTTATGTAAAAACGTGTTTATGCAGCCTGTGCAGTGGTCTGATTACAACGgttgtatgtgcatgtgtgaagtGTGTTCTGCGAAGACAGGTCGGagtttcaaacatttaaatggaGTAAGTGTCAGAAAAAGGCTCTGACACAAGGCTGAGTGTGAACTGTGTGCTCACCTCTCTCAGCGGCGCCTTTGCTCTGAATGTACACATGGCAcctctctctgtgctcctcAAGAGAGCTGCGCTGCTTGTAGCTGCGATTGCAGTGGTTGCACTTGAAGGGCTTCTCTACTGTGAGCAGGAGTTTCAGTTAATCATCAACACATGAAAAATCAAGTATTGTTCCTTACGTGGTTTCATACAAAACTGATGATATGCATATTAGAGACCGTGCAGTGTGTCTGCGGGTAAAACACATGACCTGAAAGTGAATAAGTATGTTTCCAAAGATAAATGAGTAAGATGCCATACGTGATGTGTGTAACTTTATGAGGGTGTTACTGGAAAAGCCAAGCAGGCTCAGCAGACCTTATGTGTTCAGATTCAAAGGGAGTGAGAAACCAAACGTGAAGGAGTGAGAAACCAACCAACATGATACTGTACGCAGGTGCACACAGTATCAGCAGGTATCAGCCTCACATGTGAGGTGATGAGCGAGTGTGTGGCTGGCTGGTACCAGAGTGAGTGCGCAGGTGCCCGCTCAGAGCGTCACGTCGACGGCAGGCGTAGCTGCACATCGGGCATTTGAAAGGCTTCTCCCCAGAGTGCAGTTTGATGTGGCGAAGCAGGTTTCCCTTCTGTGTGAAGGAGGCCCCGCACTGAGTGCAGTGGAATGGCCTCTCACCTaggtgggaaaaaaacacaccacatttcatattttaacatGACATTTGCTTCTTAATTTATTGATCACACAGCATTTTTGGGGATTTCACATAAAAGTTTGATCATGATAAACATGC from Pempheris klunzingeri isolate RE-2024b chromosome 3, fPemKlu1.hap1, whole genome shotgun sequence includes the following:
- the LOC139199241 gene encoding zinc finger protein Aiolos-like isoform X1, which produces MNTERHPELSPSEGNGVDICSDVADVKPQEDEEEREDKLFTEFTEKEIQCVTGVTDPRVIKTEAEEMEDNEQYPEAEKESAIVPKEEAEGGSEDGMEEGFDDQRIEEDDDDEREGDEEGDTLNEPQDLSLVDYLRYDSAAPSDAEAAAVAGAEGTYVPGAVAPRIHSTGKLNCDICGLSCVSINVLLVHKRSHTGERPFHCTQCGASFTQKGNLLRHIKLHSGEKPFKCPMCSYACRRRDALSGHLRTHSVEKPFKCNHCNRSYKQRSSLEEHRERCHVYIQSKGAAEREDCQTSRTQMGTERALLLDRLASNVAKRKSSMPQKFTGDNSVCLDLSFNRELVHQTDMKDPPQGSPGPEHHNQQKPIPPGPDNDPAPSHRPYPIPLSRNDISPMGLTNGHKMGMPLMGLPHGAQPPLSIDSFHTGGSQMSQPVLYSLGHLLGGVNPQNGIPHPHAQPIPLSPLEALRVARADGEAGALPGAVYPCGHCRVIFLDYVMFTIHMGCHGFRDPLECNVCGHRSRDRYEFSSHIARGEHRLELK
- the LOC139199241 gene encoding zinc finger protein Aiolos-like isoform X2, with product MNTERHPELSPSEGNGVDICSDVADVKPQEDEEEREDKLFTEFTEKEIQCVTGVTDPRVIKTEAEEMEDNEQYPEAEKESAIVPKEEAEGGSEDGMEEGFDDQRIEEDDDDEREGDEEGDTLNEPQDLSLVDYLRYDSAAPSDAEAAAVAGAEGTYVPGAVAPRIHSTGKLNCDICGLSCVSINVLLVHKRSHTGERPFHCTQCGASFTQKGNLLRHIKLHSGEKPFKCPMCSYACRRRDALSGHLRTHSEKPFKCNHCNRSYKQRSSLEEHRERCHVYIQSKGAAEREDCQTSRTQMGTERALLLDRLASNVAKRKSSMPQKFTGDNSVCLDLSFNRELVHQTDMKDPPQGSPGPEHHNQQKPIPPGPDNDPAPSHRPYPIPLSRNDISPMGLTNGHKMGMPLMGLPHGAQPPLSIDSFHTGGSQMSQPVLYSLGHLLGGVNPQNGIPHPHAQPIPLSPLEALRVARADGEAGALPGAVYPCGHCRVIFLDYVMFTIHMGCHGFRDPLECNVCGHRSRDRYEFSSHIARGEHRLELK